A window of the Butyricimonas faecalis genome harbors these coding sequences:
- a CDS encoding histidine kinase: MRTFKGFILKCVLFLVPFFVLAGFYFYDDPFKVVREYKKYDNDPIFLNEDYIGWKTYKNYRDSLHFDSFILGNSCTMAFLTSDWEKYLNGGRAIRLYGTAQRLAAVHRKVMALDKEEKHIANVLLVVDATLLREYQLSTGYMHLLPPEICGMNKFKFQSQFAQQFFNPKFMIPYMDYRIYHQYRPYMMGIVNPDKNTRNTITNDLWNPREKEIAELGDSYWEKYKKGFRPRSGQDQTYPPVLMKPQIKLLSEIAKVFQSHHTNCKIIINPEYKQIRMNPADVKQLKEIFGAENVYDFSGINQYTNEIRNYYEGSHYRPCLGRQLLDSVYATHEPGR; the protein is encoded by the coding sequence ATGAGAACTTTCAAAGGATTCATATTAAAATGCGTGCTTTTTCTTGTTCCCTTCTTCGTCCTCGCAGGGTTCTATTTCTACGACGACCCCTTCAAGGTGGTGCGAGAATATAAAAAATATGACAATGACCCGATCTTCCTGAACGAGGATTACATCGGCTGGAAGACATACAAGAATTACCGGGACTCCCTGCATTTCGACTCCTTCATCCTAGGAAATTCCTGCACGATGGCATTTCTAACCTCCGACTGGGAAAAATACCTCAACGGGGGCAGGGCCATCCGACTATACGGGACAGCACAACGACTGGCTGCCGTCCACCGGAAAGTGATGGCACTTGACAAGGAAGAGAAACATATTGCCAATGTCCTGCTCGTCGTCGATGCCACCCTGTTACGGGAATACCAATTATCCACGGGGTATATGCACCTGCTTCCTCCGGAAATTTGCGGGATGAATAAATTCAAATTTCAATCCCAATTCGCCCAACAATTCTTTAATCCCAAATTTATGATTCCTTATATGGATTACCGGATATACCACCAATATCGTCCCTACATGATGGGCATCGTGAATCCGGATAAAAACACTCGCAACACAATAACAAACGATTTATGGAACCCGCGGGAAAAAGAAATAGCAGAATTGGGCGATTCCTATTGGGAAAAATACAAAAAAGGATTTCGTCCCCGTTCCGGTCAGGACCAGACTTATCCCCCGGTACTCATGAAACCACAAATAAAACTGTTATCAGAAATAGCAAAGGTATTCCAATCCCACCACACGAATTGTAAAATTATCATCAACCCGGAATACAAACAAATACGCATGAACCCGGCAGACGTGAAGCAACTGAAAGAAATATTCGGAGCTGAAAACGTGTATGACTTTTCAGGTATCAACCAATACACAAATGAGATACGAAATTACTACGAAGGCTCACATTATCGGCCCTGCCTGGGACGCCAATTACTGGACAGCGTGTATGCCACACACGAACCAGGGCGCTAA
- a CDS encoding C1 family peptidase, with the protein MRKTVCILCALLFAGTMMSYAQQDTIKPEGYKFTDVKRLPATSVKDQYRAGTCWSWATSSFLESEMMRTGKDSVNLAAMYFVKHAYSDKAEKYVRLHGVLNFAVGGASSDVTNMAKKYGIVPLEVFQGLNYGEPNHVFGEIDAVLKAYVQAVVENNNKRLSTAWKRGFDAILDTYLGPEPEKFEYQGKEYTPQTFAKEVVGLNMDDYVNLTSFTHHPFYTEFAVEVEDNWSWDKSYNLPLEELMQVMDYAIDNGYTFVWGADVSEKGFATKDAGVAVIPAMDMKEMSGAEIAKWEKLPKGQQMMDAFRQGPAPEKTITQEMRQEEFDRYLTTDDHGMHIIGKAKDQNGTPYFIVKNSWNKYNKFGGYFYASYPYVALKTMDIMVHKNAIPKAIRKKLGMK; encoded by the coding sequence ATGAGAAAAACAGTATGTATTTTGTGTGCCCTTCTTTTCGCGGGTACGATGATGTCCTATGCGCAACAAGACACGATAAAGCCGGAAGGATATAAATTCACGGATGTTAAAAGATTGCCCGCCACTTCCGTGAAGGATCAGTATCGTGCGGGGACTTGCTGGTCGTGGGCAACGTCCTCGTTCCTGGAGTCGGAGATGATGAGAACGGGGAAGGATTCGGTGAATTTGGCAGCGATGTATTTCGTGAAGCATGCTTATTCGGACAAGGCTGAAAAATATGTCCGCTTGCACGGGGTGCTGAATTTTGCGGTAGGGGGAGCTTCTTCGGATGTTACCAATATGGCAAAAAAATACGGGATTGTGCCTCTTGAGGTGTTTCAAGGGTTGAACTACGGGGAGCCGAATCACGTGTTCGGGGAGATTGATGCCGTGTTGAAAGCTTACGTGCAGGCCGTGGTGGAGAACAATAACAAACGGTTGAGTACGGCTTGGAAACGGGGATTTGATGCTATTCTGGATACTTATCTCGGTCCGGAGCCGGAAAAGTTTGAATACCAAGGGAAAGAATATACGCCACAGACTTTTGCCAAGGAGGTAGTCGGGTTGAACATGGACGATTACGTGAACCTGACCTCTTTTACACACCATCCGTTCTACACGGAGTTTGCCGTTGAGGTTGAGGATAACTGGTCGTGGGATAAGTCATACAATCTTCCGCTGGAAGAGTTGATGCAAGTGATGGATTATGCTATTGATAACGGGTATACCTTTGTATGGGGTGCTGACGTGAGCGAGAAAGGATTTGCCACGAAGGATGCGGGGGTTGCCGTGATTCCGGCAATGGACATGAAGGAGATGAGCGGGGCGGAGATTGCCAAATGGGAGAAGTTGCCGAAAGGACAACAGATGATGGATGCCTTCAGGCAAGGTCCGGCTCCCGAAAAGACGATCACGCAGGAGATGAGACAGGAAGAGTTTGACCGTTATCTGACGACGGATGATCACGGAATGCACATTATTGGCAAAGCGAAAGATCAGAACGGTACTCCTTATTTTATCGTGAAGAATTCTTGGAACAAGTATAACAAATTCGGTGGATATTTCTACGCTTCTTATCCTTATGTGGCTTTGAAGACGATGGATATCATGGTTCATAAGAACGCTATCCCGAAGGCGATCAGGAAGAAGTTGGGAATGAAGTGA
- a CDS encoding TonB-dependent receptor — MKKVVVLALLLFVCVGSLLAQENDKRTKKSITDSLFRIEQVNVMEKKKKIDLLGLDVPLRFVPITVSKLSSQMLDRKGIVDLMDAVKFLPGIVAKDKQYGQFQQFSIRGQGSAVVMIDGIRDERTLNNNVPYGDLAAVESIELLKGPAAILAGHSAMGGVLNIVRKKASSDFSANARISYGSWDERRATLGFGGKLVGPLEYRANVNYSTGDGWREVNANRFSVYGALGADLGKWGRVDVTGSYADDDYTTEIGAAPVMPGDMFYVDGDKPYALKGERHPEADYREVYNDFANNYMKRKVWDMSVSYVYQITDWMKLKERFSYFHSDLDYHCIEGLSYRTSKDPIYKWYYNKSETEKVYVDLDTVQRGNAARLNPLNFNPDHKNVNNTIELTGKFETGSVLHNYTLGWVYNCFDFAQYNGYGKDDLWGPGLDALLPVRNPHIVQGWWDTKVSAVSLRTERTHGIYLHDVIEFNDKWKMMASGRVDLYSRKTSSATIDNGKQKYETKNRKEWKEVETSAFTYRVGVVYFPMSELSFYGSVSSYFNPVTTTYSPTVMYLDRKGNEFNPDENGGEVFKPEKGYSTEVGVRYTLNEMVDINASVFYIRKYNIVKSLGDTTVLVDGVATEKSIRGQVGRADSRGFDVEVVVRPLPTLQITGGLGWSDYRLREIAESGRFSKYKEQNKNVRATGVPRTTFYAYADYMIPRGIFKNLSFHLSGNFKDKVFRNVDNRLYDPALWLMDAGIFYTIKNHVTLALNVNNLFDKEYFERTTIMGKPRNYQASVSYTF, encoded by the coding sequence ATGAAAAAAGTTGTTGTATTGGCATTATTGCTGTTTGTGTGCGTCGGTTCGCTTCTCGCTCAAGAGAATGACAAGCGGACGAAGAAAAGTATCACGGACTCGTTGTTCCGTATCGAGCAAGTGAACGTGATGGAGAAAAAGAAGAAAATTGATTTGTTGGGATTAGATGTGCCTTTGCGTTTCGTGCCGATAACGGTGAGTAAGTTGTCGAGCCAGATGCTGGATCGGAAAGGCATCGTGGATTTGATGGATGCCGTTAAGTTTTTGCCGGGAATTGTAGCGAAAGACAAACAATACGGTCAATTCCAGCAGTTTTCTATTCGCGGGCAAGGGAGTGCGGTTGTTATGATTGACGGGATTCGTGACGAGCGGACGTTGAATAATAACGTGCCTTACGGGGATTTGGCTGCCGTGGAATCTATCGAGTTGCTGAAAGGACCCGCCGCTATTTTGGCCGGACATTCGGCCATGGGGGGTGTGTTGAATATCGTGCGCAAGAAAGCGTCGTCTGATTTTTCGGCTAACGCCCGTATCAGTTATGGTAGTTGGGATGAGAGACGGGCTACTCTCGGATTCGGGGGCAAGCTCGTGGGGCCTCTTGAGTATCGTGCCAATGTTAATTATTCAACGGGTGACGGTTGGCGTGAGGTGAATGCAAATCGTTTCTCCGTGTATGGCGCTTTGGGTGCTGATTTGGGAAAGTGGGGACGTGTTGACGTGACCGGTAGCTATGCCGATGACGATTACACGACCGAGATCGGGGCTGCTCCCGTGATGCCCGGTGATATGTTCTACGTGGATGGGGATAAACCGTATGCCTTGAAAGGAGAGCGTCACCCGGAGGCTGATTATCGGGAGGTCTACAATGATTTCGCCAACAATTACATGAAGCGGAAAGTATGGGATATGTCCGTGTCGTACGTCTATCAGATCACGGATTGGATGAAATTGAAAGAACGTTTTTCTTATTTCCATAGCGATTTGGATTATCATTGTATCGAGGGGCTTTCGTACCGTACTTCTAAGGATCCGATATACAAATGGTATTATAACAAGTCGGAGACCGAGAAAGTGTATGTTGACCTGGATACGGTTCAGCGTGGAAATGCAGCTCGTCTGAATCCGTTGAATTTTAACCCGGATCACAAGAACGTGAATAACACGATCGAGTTGACAGGTAAGTTCGAGACGGGTTCCGTGTTACATAATTACACGTTGGGATGGGTATATAACTGTTTCGATTTTGCCCAATATAACGGTTACGGGAAGGATGATTTGTGGGGACCCGGTTTGGATGCCCTTTTACCCGTGCGGAACCCGCACATCGTGCAAGGATGGTGGGATACGAAAGTTTCTGCCGTTTCTCTTCGTACGGAAAGAACGCATGGAATTTATTTGCATGACGTGATCGAGTTCAATGACAAATGGAAGATGATGGCATCCGGACGGGTGGATTTGTATAGTCGGAAGACATCGAGTGCCACGATTGACAACGGTAAGCAGAAGTATGAAACGAAGAATAGAAAAGAGTGGAAAGAGGTGGAGACCTCGGCGTTCACGTATCGGGTGGGAGTCGTGTATTTCCCCATGTCTGAATTGTCATTCTACGGTTCTGTTTCTTCTTATTTCAATCCTGTGACGACAACATATAGTCCTACCGTGATGTATTTGGATCGCAAGGGTAACGAGTTCAACCCTGACGAGAATGGCGGCGAGGTGTTCAAGCCGGAGAAGGGGTATTCCACGGAAGTCGGTGTGCGCTATACCTTGAACGAGATGGTGGATATAAATGCAAGCGTGTTCTATATTCGTAAGTATAACATCGTGAAGAGTTTGGGCGACACGACTGTTTTGGTTGACGGCGTGGCCACGGAGAAGAGTATCCGGGGACAAGTAGGAAGGGCTGATTCCCGCGGTTTTGACGTAGAGGTGGTCGTGCGTCCTTTGCCGACGTTGCAGATTACGGGAGGACTTGGTTGGTCTGATTATCGCTTGAGGGAGATTGCCGAGAGCGGACGTTTCTCGAAGTATAAAGAACAGAATAAAAATGTGCGTGCCACGGGAGTTCCTCGTACGACCTTTTATGCTTATGCGGACTATATGATTCCCCGGGGGATATTTAAGAATTTATCTTTCCATTTAAGCGGGAATTTTAAGGATAAGGTGTTTAGAAATGTAGATAATCGTCTTTACGATCCGGCTTTGTGGTTGATGGATGCCGGTATTTTTTACACGATAAAGAATCATGTGACGTTGGCTTTGAATGTCAATAATCTGTTTGATAAGGAGTATTTCGAGAGAACTACGATTATGGGAAAACCCAGGAATTATCAAGCGTCGGTTTCTTATACTTTTTAA
- a CDS encoding TonB-dependent receptor produces MKRIAVLTTLFMLALVSTSLGQITLKGRVIDAKSGKALIGANVRLIGTSIGIATDNKGEFILEKVPEGTYTLRASYSGYDVSSIKVNGNKEDILFRLVATPVNLNQVVVTGTGTHRRLKDSPVPVEVISGTDLKNAGVNSFEDALLLLNPSFNIRPTVMGSYFTLNGMSNKYILILVDGKKVAGDVSNNTDLARIDMGRVKRIEILKGAASALYGSDAIAGVINVITEHPKDPVNVQSKTRVGGESSFSQNANVDLNLGKFTSSTSYQRRQMGGWQLSPYELDGDTAILSKREASSRFYTNIVNQHFTYSPTKQLKLYAQGGYFDRKVIRPVEKTKNDGGYTYDLTYMDYNIGAGGRYQLNETDYLSLDFYVDNYEYNKLYTVAQVSKKDTTFRVGDEELTKRQKYYNANLKGVFKLGDYNKISVGTEYTNDYMKNPGNLEKPEGIYTFALYAQDEIRLWKNLQILPGFRYVYNEMFKNSFTPKIALMYTLGNFNFRASYAAGFKTPSIQELYYDYENRGAITVGNPDLKPEKANYYNINVEYAGKYLNISANGYINDVKDIIEKYDIGATDEEKANGIKTHNMYQNLDKASIKGFDISANSYLGAGFSAAGSYNCVYAADDSGHRLSESVRHAATFRAGWSHEWNKYTLRANVNGRIQGSKYIYKKTTDKKTGEDIYTDVSAPKYQLWNFATTHTFAPVGNFLFEINAGIDNLFDWTDDRPSGVNYATLNPGRTLFASLIIRFTK; encoded by the coding sequence ATGAAAAGAATTGCAGTGCTGACCACGTTATTCATGTTAGCCTTAGTAAGTACCTCGTTAGGACAGATCACATTGAAGGGACGAGTCATTGATGCCAAAAGCGGGAAAGCACTTATCGGTGCGAATGTTCGGTTAATCGGGACAAGCATCGGAATTGCCACCGACAACAAGGGTGAATTCATTCTTGAAAAAGTACCCGAAGGTACATACACGCTCCGGGCCAGTTACTCGGGTTATGACGTCAGTTCCATAAAAGTAAATGGGAATAAAGAGGACATTCTGTTCCGCCTTGTGGCGACCCCGGTAAACCTCAATCAGGTTGTAGTAACAGGCACGGGAACACATCGGCGGTTAAAAGATTCTCCCGTTCCCGTTGAAGTGATCAGTGGCACCGATCTAAAGAACGCGGGAGTAAACTCCTTTGAAGATGCGTTACTACTGTTAAATCCTTCGTTCAACATTCGCCCCACGGTCATGGGATCCTACTTCACACTAAATGGCATGAGCAACAAATATATCCTTATCCTTGTGGATGGGAAGAAAGTTGCCGGGGATGTGTCCAACAATACAGACCTTGCCCGCATCGACATGGGGAGAGTAAAGCGGATCGAGATTTTAAAAGGCGCCGCGTCTGCACTTTACGGTTCCGATGCCATTGCCGGAGTTATTAACGTGATCACGGAGCACCCCAAGGATCCGGTTAACGTGCAATCTAAAACTCGGGTCGGAGGCGAATCCAGTTTTTCACAAAACGCCAACGTGGACCTGAATCTTGGAAAGTTCACCTCTTCCACCTCATATCAAAGACGCCAGATGGGTGGCTGGCAATTAAGCCCTTACGAACTGGATGGCGACACGGCAATTCTTTCCAAAAGAGAAGCTTCCAGCAGGTTTTACACCAACATTGTCAACCAACATTTCACCTATTCTCCGACAAAACAGTTAAAACTATACGCCCAAGGAGGCTATTTTGATCGGAAAGTAATCCGTCCGGTAGAAAAAACAAAAAATGACGGGGGATACACCTACGATTTGACCTACATGGATTACAACATCGGAGCCGGAGGGCGTTATCAATTAAATGAGACGGATTATCTCTCTCTCGACTTTTACGTGGATAATTACGAGTATAACAAACTATACACGGTGGCACAAGTCAGTAAAAAGGATACCACTTTCCGCGTGGGAGATGAAGAATTAACGAAACGCCAAAAATATTATAATGCAAACTTGAAAGGGGTATTCAAACTCGGAGACTACAATAAGATCTCCGTGGGAACGGAATACACGAACGATTACATGAAAAACCCGGGGAATCTCGAGAAACCGGAAGGAATTTACACGTTTGCCTTATACGCCCAAGATGAAATACGCCTTTGGAAAAACTTACAAATTCTGCCAGGCTTTCGCTACGTGTACAACGAAATGTTCAAAAACAGTTTTACCCCCAAAATAGCCCTAATGTACACTTTAGGGAATTTCAATTTCAGAGCTTCCTATGCCGCCGGGTTCAAAACCCCCAGCATTCAAGAATTGTATTACGATTATGAAAACCGGGGAGCAATCACGGTCGGGAACCCGGACTTGAAACCTGAAAAAGCAAATTATTACAACATTAACGTGGAATATGCCGGTAAATACCTGAATATTTCTGCCAACGGATACATCAACGATGTAAAAGACATTATTGAAAAATACGATATCGGTGCCACGGACGAAGAGAAAGCCAACGGGATAAAGACCCACAACATGTACCAAAACTTAGACAAAGCCAGCATCAAAGGTTTCGACATCTCGGCCAATAGCTACCTGGGAGCCGGATTCTCCGCAGCCGGTTCTTACAACTGCGTTTACGCGGCCGATGATTCCGGCCATCGCTTAAGTGAATCGGTAAGACATGCCGCAACATTCCGTGCCGGATGGAGTCACGAGTGGAATAAATACACCCTTCGGGCTAACGTCAACGGAAGAATACAAGGCTCAAAATACATTTACAAAAAGACAACAGACAAGAAAACGGGAGAAGATATCTACACCGATGTCAGTGCGCCCAAGTATCAGCTATGGAATTTTGCCACCACGCACACCTTTGCCCCTGTAGGGAATTTTCTCTTCGAAATCAACGCGGGGATTGACAACCTCTTCGATTGGACCGACGATCGCCCAAGCGGGGTAAACTATGCCACCTTAAACCCGGGCAGAACACTATTTGCAAGTTTAATTATCCGTTTCACAAAATAA
- a CDS encoding sirohydrochlorin cobaltochelatase, which yields MKNLLIALFLLTNTFTFAHGDGGFRHSDIFKNLGPNDKVAILMVHFGTTHDDTRALTIDAINKKVAQAFPGVEVREAYTSRMIMRRLKEKGMNKPNPMEAMDKLIADGYTHLIIQPTNIIVGVEMEALQKEVALYSKKFKDIRLGTALLHSPEDYQATVKAIAASLQGKTKGDCVFVCHGTYHPANSTYGMLDYVMKAQGHKNYHVGTIEGYPTMDDVIRELENNKAKEVTLIPFMFVAGDHAKNDIAGDWKEELEKKGYKVNVVLKGLGEYPAIQELFIQHVKFASKHQREDITVKKKKYEKTDDID from the coding sequence ATGAAGAACCTATTAATCGCACTCTTTTTATTGACAAACACATTCACTTTCGCCCACGGCGACGGTGGTTTCAGACATTCCGACATTTTCAAGAATCTCGGTCCCAACGACAAAGTAGCCATTCTCATGGTTCATTTCGGAACGACTCATGATGATACCAGGGCATTAACCATTGACGCAATCAATAAAAAAGTGGCACAGGCATTTCCCGGTGTAGAAGTCCGCGAAGCCTATACCTCCCGCATGATTATGCGTCGGCTGAAAGAAAAGGGAATGAATAAACCCAATCCCATGGAAGCCATGGACAAACTGATTGCAGACGGTTATACCCATTTGATCATCCAGCCCACGAATATCATCGTAGGAGTTGAAATGGAAGCCCTGCAAAAAGAAGTCGCTTTATACAGTAAAAAATTTAAAGACATCCGTCTGGGGACGGCTCTTCTCCATTCGCCGGAGGACTATCAAGCCACCGTGAAAGCCATCGCGGCCTCTCTTCAAGGGAAAACAAAAGGAGATTGCGTATTTGTTTGCCACGGCACCTATCACCCCGCGAACTCCACCTACGGAATGCTTGACTACGTGATGAAAGCCCAAGGACACAAGAATTATCACGTGGGCACCATCGAGGGCTATCCCACGATGGACGACGTGATCCGAGAATTGGAAAACAACAAGGCCAAAGAAGTCACCCTGATCCCGTTCATGTTCGTGGCCGGGGATCACGCGAAAAATGATATCGCCGGAGATTGGAAAGAAGAACTGGAAAAGAAAGGATACAAGGTAAACGTTGTACTCAAAGGATTAGGTGAATATCCCGCCATACAGGAACTTTTCATCCAACACGTGAAATTCGCTTCCAAACATCAACGGGAAGATATTACCGTAAAGAAAAAGAAATACGAGAAAACGGACGATATAGATTAA
- a CDS encoding PepSY domain-containing protein gives MFTRLFIHLHRILGLLLCILCFSWFISGIVMIYHFFPWVSQEDRFTRAEILDTNNLPAIQDVLLRFPAKTPTRGLSLNNPYGDPVFSIGGGRQSIELYADTNVVPPVINYALCESRAKRWCADRKISRVDTLHALDQWIPFAQYKREFPIYKFYFDGPEKYQLYVSSRTANILQFTNSDNRFWAWCGAIPHWVYFTVIRSNQNLWTQFMYWACYLGMFMCFTGFVLGIRSYWLARRKGFLRSPYKKPWFKWHHITGFFFGIFVFTWILSGYMSMAPLPSWIFGKQESRGFRQNPADRQAPSPADYALDYRKAIALTTTPGDPVKSIEWTHYQGIPLYRLRTVSREVILDASADTIRPFHITEEMIFAAVKRLAGDSTNYTITKMNEYDNYYLSRRHSLPLPVYKVTFDNKVKDCYYYNLESFRPVHYDTNGRWKRWLYRGLHTLDFKFLVERPVLWTVVIWTLLLGGAVVSFTGIVLSVKYIIRLIKSRIKRGNHQI, from the coding sequence ATGTTCACAAGACTATTTATACATCTACACAGGATACTGGGGTTACTTCTCTGTATCCTGTGTTTTTCATGGTTCATATCCGGAATCGTGATGATCTATCACTTCTTTCCCTGGGTAAGCCAGGAAGATCGGTTTACACGTGCGGAAATCCTCGACACGAATAACTTACCGGCCATACAGGACGTGTTACTCCGTTTCCCGGCCAAAACACCAACCCGAGGACTCTCTTTGAACAACCCCTATGGAGATCCCGTATTCAGCATAGGCGGTGGACGTCAAAGCATCGAGTTGTACGCGGATACGAATGTCGTACCTCCCGTTATCAACTACGCCCTCTGCGAAAGCAGGGCCAAACGCTGGTGTGCCGACCGAAAGATCTCCCGGGTGGATACGCTACACGCGCTCGACCAGTGGATTCCTTTCGCCCAATACAAACGGGAGTTTCCCATCTATAAGTTCTACTTCGACGGCCCGGAGAAGTATCAGCTTTACGTCTCTTCCCGAACAGCCAACATCCTGCAGTTTACCAACTCCGACAACCGTTTTTGGGCATGGTGCGGGGCCATTCCCCACTGGGTGTACTTCACCGTTATCCGGAGCAACCAGAATTTGTGGACCCAATTCATGTACTGGGCATGTTATCTCGGTATGTTCATGTGCTTTACCGGATTCGTTCTTGGCATACGCTCCTATTGGCTCGCCCGCCGGAAAGGCTTTCTTCGTTCCCCGTACAAAAAGCCGTGGTTCAAGTGGCACCACATCACGGGTTTTTTCTTTGGCATATTTGTCTTCACGTGGATACTGAGCGGCTACATGTCCATGGCCCCGCTCCCCTCATGGATTTTCGGCAAGCAGGAATCCCGCGGATTCCGACAAAACCCGGCTGACAGACAAGCCCCGTCACCCGCCGACTACGCACTCGACTACCGGAAAGCCATCGCCCTCACGACCACACCGGGTGATCCCGTCAAGAGCATCGAGTGGACCCACTACCAAGGTATTCCTCTCTACCGCCTCCGTACGGTCAGCCGGGAAGTGATTTTAGATGCCTCTGCCGACACGATCCGTCCTTTCCACATTACGGAAGAGATGATTTTTGCTGCTGTCAAACGCCTCGCCGGGGACTCGACCAACTACACCATCACCAAGATGAACGAGTACGACAACTACTACCTGTCCCGTCGTCATTCTCTGCCGCTCCCCGTCTACAAGGTTACGTTTGACAACAAGGTGAAGGATTGTTATTACTACAACCTCGAATCCTTCCGTCCTGTCCACTACGATACCAATGGACGCTGGAAACGCTGGCTCTATCGCGGTCTTCACACCCTTGACTTCAAATTTCTTGTCGAACGTCCGGTGCTATGGACCGTGGTCATCTGGACTCTTCTCCTTGGCGGAGCCGTTGTTTCCTTCACGGGAATCGTGCTTTCGGTGAAATACATCATCCGGCTGATAAAATCTAGAATAAAGCGGGGAAATCATCAAATCTAA
- the cobJ gene encoding precorrin-3B C(17)-methyltransferase, translated as MNHGKIFVAGIGPGSEEDITPAVRTAIMQSDVVVGYKYYFNFIRSIVRPETECIDTGMKKEKDRAALAFEYAEQGHTVCVVSSGDAGIYGMAPLVLEMKREKGCDVEVEILPGISAFQKGAALLGAPIGHDFCIISLSDLMTPWEKIERRIEAAAAADFVTAVYNPKSEGRYWQLYRLKELFLKHRQPETPIGYIRQAGREEQQVNVTTLLDFNPEEIDMFTIVIIGNSQSYTWDDKIITPRGYYREQPSENVGIGQEIMMRSFRTIESELRDKNIPLGREWALLHAIHTTADFDMENILYTDNNAVETLHAALHDGNVRTIITDVTMAASGIRKGALERLGIEVKCYLDDPRVAEMASRLKITRTQAGIRLAAEEHPEALYVFGNAPTALMELCKLMRQNKVHPVGVVGAPVGFVNVRESKYMLKSFTRLPKLVIEGRKGGSNLAATLVNAILCFDDAARLRPGRDL; from the coding sequence ATGAATCACGGAAAAATATTCGTCGCCGGCATCGGGCCGGGTAGCGAAGAAGACATTACCCCCGCCGTTCGTACGGCCATCATGCAATCGGACGTTGTGGTCGGTTATAAATATTACTTCAACTTCATCCGGTCCATCGTTCGTCCCGAAACGGAATGCATCGACACCGGCATGAAAAAAGAGAAGGATCGGGCAGCCCTTGCCTTCGAATACGCGGAACAGGGGCACACTGTTTGTGTTGTTAGTTCCGGAGATGCCGGAATATACGGTATGGCTCCCCTCGTTCTTGAAATGAAACGGGAAAAAGGGTGCGATGTAGAGGTTGAAATCCTTCCCGGAATCAGCGCGTTTCAAAAAGGAGCCGCTCTACTGGGAGCCCCCATCGGACACGATTTCTGCATCATCTCCCTATCAGACTTGATGACTCCGTGGGAAAAGATAGAACGCCGGATTGAGGCAGCCGCAGCGGCGGACTTTGTTACCGCTGTTTATAATCCTAAAAGCGAAGGACGCTACTGGCAGTTGTACCGACTAAAAGAGCTGTTTCTCAAACACCGCCAACCGGAAACCCCCATCGGGTACATCCGTCAAGCCGGACGAGAGGAACAGCAAGTCAACGTCACGACTCTCCTCGATTTCAACCCGGAGGAGATTGATATGTTTACCATCGTTATCATCGGGAACTCCCAATCCTATACGTGGGACGATAAAATCATCACCCCCCGCGGCTACTACCGGGAACAACCTTCGGAAAACGTCGGCATCGGTCAAGAGATCATGATGCGCAGTTTCCGTACCATCGAATCCGAACTGAGGGACAAGAACATCCCGCTCGGTCGCGAGTGGGCCTTGTTGCACGCCATCCATACCACCGCGGATTTCGACATGGAGAATATCCTCTACACCGACAACAATGCCGTGGAAACCCTCCATGCCGCGTTACACGACGGCAACGTCCGCACGATCATCACCGATGTCACCATGGCGGCATCCGGTATTCGCAAGGGAGCCCTAGAACGCCTCGGGATCGAAGTGAAGTGTTATCTCGACGATCCGCGTGTAGCCGAAATGGCATCCCGTCTGAAAATCACCCGCACGCAGGCAGGTATCCGCCTTGCCGCGGAAGAACACCCGGAAGCCCTTTACGTTTTCGGTAATGCCCCCACGGCACTTATGGAACTGTGTAAACTCATGCGTCAGAACAAAGTACATCCTGTCGGGGTTGTCGGGGCCCCGGTCGGTTTTGTCAACGTACGGGAATCCAAGTATATGTTGAAATCCTTTACCCGTCTGCCCAAACTCGTTATCGAGGGACGCAAAGGAGGGAGTAACCTGGCAGCCACTCTCGTCAACGCCATTCTGTGTTTTGACGATGCTGCTCGGTTGAGGCCAGGGAGGGATCTTTGA